The DNA region GACGACGACCTGGTTTTGGGCCCCACGACGCGGCCGCGCTGGGCCTATGGCGCCTCGAAGGCGATCGACGAGTTCCTGGCACTGGCCTACTGGCGGCAGCATCGGCTGCCGGTCGTCGTGGGCCGGTTCTTCAACGTCGTCGGGCCCCGGCAGATCGGGCAATACGGCATGGTGCTGCCGCGGTTCATCGCCGCGGCGCGGGCCGGGGGGCCGCTCGTCGTGCATGCCGACGGCGCGCAGGTGCGCTGCTTTGCGCACGTGGCCGACGTCGTCGAGGCAATCACTTCCCTGATGGCCAGCGACGATGCCGCGGGCCGGGTGTTCAACGTCGGCAGCGACGTGCCGGTCAGCATTCTCGACCTGGCCCGGCGCGTCGTGGCGATCGTCAATCCCGCGGCGACGATCGAGTTTCAGAGCTACGCGGCGGCCTTTGCGGCCGATTTCGAGGACGTGCGCGTCCGCGTGCCCGACCTGACGCGGCTGCGGGCCACGATCGGCGACCGCCCGCGCCGCGACCTCGACGCGATCATCCGCGAACTGGCGGGGCCGGCTTGACGCAGGTCGTGGCGGTCATCGAACGGGGTGCACTGCCCCCGGGGGCTGCTTTCCGCACAGCGCTTCGCTCCAAAAAAACACCCCACGAGCCACGGGGCTCGCGGGGTGTGAGGGTTGGCGAAACGTTGATCGCCGGACGACGGCAGGCTCGTTAGAACGAGCCTTCGCTGAGCGGCTTCGCGAAAATGTTCCAGTCCGAGGTGAATTGCACCGGACCGGTTTTCGACGGCACGACCATCTTCGTGCCGTGCACGCTCATGAGTTGAGCGTAGACCGCCGGATCAATCGTGTCGGCCAGGAACCGGCCGTTGCCCCCGGCAAAGAACACGTTCACACCGTTGGCATGGTAGCTCGACGGACGGCTAAAACGATACCTCTCCGCCGCGTCGGACACGGTACCACTTTGCCCCGCCTTTTCATTGATCCAGTAGATCTTCTGTACCGTGCGCGCGGGGCTCACAAGCGAACCGTACAACGTTGCCCCTGCATCTCCCGCCTTCAGCGCCGTGTAGGGCGTAGAGCTCGTGCCGCCGGCGGGGCACGAGACGAAGCCTACATCCTGCTCGAGGATGTCGGTCCACTCGCCGCCGTCGACATTCTCGCTCAGGATCATCGTGTTCGTCGTCCCATCACCGCTCAAGATCGTGCTCGAGCTTACTTTCACGATCTTGAACGAGTTTGCGTTCAGTGGCGAATTGTCGGTGCCTGAGCCATCCGAATAGAACGAGTAATCCA from Pirellulales bacterium includes:
- a CDS encoding GDP-mannose 4,6-dehydratase, with protein sequence MHVLVTGGAGFIGSHLTERLLADGHRVTVVDDESTGSRANLAAVAHAPDLCFVPASMADGALLRRLLVDVDQVYHLAAAVGVRLIAEDPIRTIETNIHPTETLLAELQAAHAAGRAVKLFVASSSEVYGKNPKPRWNEDDDLVLGPTTRPRWAYGASKAIDEFLALAYWRQHRLPVVVGRFFNVVGPRQIGQYGMVLPRFIAAARAGGPLVVHADGAQVRCFAHVADVVEAITSLMASDDAAGRVFNVGSDVPVSILDLARRVVAIVNPAATIEFQSYAAAFAADFEDVRVRVPDLTRLRATIGDRPRRDLDAIIRELAGPA